In Oncorhynchus keta strain PuntledgeMale-10-30-2019 unplaced genomic scaffold, Oket_V2 Un_scaffold_30379_pilon_pilon, whole genome shotgun sequence, a single window of DNA contains:
- the LOC118385563 gene encoding F-box/WD repeat-containing protein 2-like yields the protein MEKAAFEGWLESVSASFLTLSDQQRNQSLDQLISLSGAVQLRHLSNGLEALLKRDFLRLLPLELTFYLLHWLDPQTLLTCCLVCKGWNKVISACTEVWQGVCRDLGWRIDDSIQDASHWKGIYLKAKLRMMQLKDQEAFETSSLIGHSARVYALYYKDGLLCTGSDDLSAKLWDVRTGQCIYGIQTHTCATVKFDEQKLVTGSFDNTIACWEWSTGAKIQQFRGHTGAVFSVDYEDDLDTLVSGSADFSVKVWSLSAGACLNTLTGHTEWVTKVILQKSEVESMVHCPGDYILLSADKYEIKVWPIGREINCKCLKTLSVSEDRSVCLQPRLQFDGRYVVCSSDLGIYQWDFASFDILRVIKTQDPANLSLLSFGEVFSLLFDTDFLYVMDLRTERITGRWPLPAYRKSKRGSSFLPGVTSWLNGLDGRNDSGLVFATSMPDHSIHLVLWKENR from the exons ATGGAGAAGGCGGCCTTTGAGGGGTGGCTGGAGTCGGTCTCCGCCTCTTTCCTCACACTGAGCGACCAGCAGCGCAACCAGTCCCTGGACCAACTCATCTCGCTGAGCGGTGCAGTCCAGCTGCGGCACCTGTCCAACGGACTGGAGGCGCTGCTCAAGCGGGACTTCCTGCGACTGCTGCCCCTGGAGCTCACCTTCTATTTGCTGCACTGGCTCGACCCGCAGACCCTGCTCACCTGCTGCCTGGTGTGCAAGGGGTGGAATAAG GTGATAAGTGCGTGCACGGAGGTGTGGCAGGGTGTGTGCCGCGACCTGGGCTGGCGCATCGATGACTCCATCCAGGACGCGTCCCACTGGAAGGGTATCTACCTCAAGGCCAAGCTGCGCATGATGCAGTTGAAGGACCAGGAGGCCTTTGAGACCTCGTCGCTCATCGGGCACAGTGCGCGCGTCTACGCCCTCTACTACAAGGATGGCCTTCTCTGCACAG GCTCTGATGACCTTTCTGCCAAACTGTGGGACGTCCGCACCGGGCAGTGCATCTACGGCATTCAGACACACACCTGCGCCACAGTGAAGTTTGATGAGCAGAAGCTGGTGACTGGGTCCTTTGACAACACTATCGCCTGCTGGGAGTGGAGCACAGGTGCCAAGATCCAGCAGTTCCGTGGGCACACGGGTGCAG TGTTCAGCGTGGACTACGAGGATGATCTGGACACGCTGGTGAGCGGCTCTGCCGACTTCTCTGTCAAGGTGTGGTCCCTGTCGGCAGGCGCCTGCCTCAACACCCTCACGGGACATACTGAGTGGGTCACCAAG GTGATTCTTCAGAAGAGTGAAGTAGAATCCATGGTGCACTGTCCTGGCGACTACATTCTGTTGAGTGCTGACAAATATGAAATAAAG GTTTGGCCTATAGGCAGGGaaatcaactgtaagtgcttGAAGACCTTGTCTGTGTCAGAGGACCGTAGTGTGTGTCTGCAGCCTCGCCTGCAGTTTGACGGCCGCTATGTCGTTTGTAGCTCGGACCTGGGGATCTACCAGTGGGACTTTGCCAGCTTCGATATCCTCAG GGTCATCAAAACGCAAGACCCCGCCAACCTTTCCCTGCTCAGCTTCGGTGAGGTGTTCTCGCTCCTCTTCGACACCGACTTCTTGTATGTCATGGACCTGAGGACAGAAAGGATAACGGGTCGTTGGCCTCTGCCTGCCTACAGGAAGTCCAAACGAGGTTCCAGCTTCCTGCCGGGAGTCACCTCCTGGCTCAATGGGCTGGATGGGCGAAATGACTCTGGCCTCGTGTTCGCCACGAGCATGCCTGACCATAGCATTCACTTGGTTCTGTGGAAAGAAAACCGATAA